One region of Leishmania panamensis strain MHOM/PA/94/PSC-1 chromosome 28 sequence genomic DNA includes:
- a CDS encoding DNA topoisomerase III, putative (TriTrypDB/GeneDB-style sysID: LpmP.28.1890) produces MGRNVLMVAEKPSLAESIATILSSGSCSRRTRALPVYEYMGSFMGSPAYFKVTSTTGHVFSCDFTSQHQNWDRTEEEQLFTAPIVWKDTSEKVTHHLEHEAKGCDTLVLWLDCDREGENICFEVMQVVRREIYNNNSIFRAHFSAITAEEIFHAFCSLGRPNKSISDAVTCRQELDLKVGVAFTRFQTKYFQGKYGDLDASVVSYGPCQTPTLGFCVQRHDEILNFKPENFWRLVPVASRSGAVLQFDWDRGRVFDETMARLILQRITKNGKVATVTNMSVSSDTRPRPTGLNTVDLMKIASKALGIGPHYVMTIAENLYIRGYISYPRTESTAYPPSFNLVGALAQQKNHPIWGGYVTALLQEGHVHPKAGKDAGDHPPITPMRSASPGELSGDEWRIFEYITRHFIASVSPDCRLIKTKITIELGGELFSISGKVVEDPGFTEIMPHARIEDDRMPTGVNKGDAFQLSDVRLQAGQTQPPSYLTESDLIGLMEKNGIGTDASISTHINNIVERGYCSVQAGRVMKPSKLGIVLIHGIKAIDPELVLPLVRSRVEEYVTHIAEGRARLEDVLSYSLDLFFSKFKFFKEHIDIFDGLMGASFSAISATGKPITRCGNCMRYLKHLNTRPQRLYCPYCEVTFALPQGGTVKPYSGFTCPIDNFELVVCHIDGGKSFPICPSCYNNPPFEELPSALQHHNRGNGGGATAKAAPSTRHMACDECRHPTCEHSLATNYVCDCVDGSCPGSMAFVPRTAGQWKVCCNACPMMVKLPPTAQRVYVTAEECAECAANCLDIMFPEGKSVLPNRKDRIVACIFCHPGLSPLCEEVRGRVGNFRRIGGAAAGGRGGRGGRGRGRGRGRGNREDRW; encoded by the coding sequence ATGGGTCGCAATGTGTTAATGGTGGCTGAGAAGCCGTCGCTGGCTGAGAGTATTGCGACGATCTTGAGCAGTGGAAGCTGCTCCCGCCGCACCCGTGCGCTGCCAGTGTACGAGTACATGGGTAGCTTTATGGGCAGTCCAGCGTACTTCAAGGTGACGAGCACCACCGGCCACGTCTTCTCATGCGACTTCACCTCTCAGCACCAAAACTGGGAccgcacagaggaggagcagctcttCACCGCGCCGATCGTGTGGAAAGATACGTCAGAGAAGGTGACGCATCACCTCGAGCATGAGGCGAAAGGCTGTGATACGCTGGTATTGTGGCTCGACTGTGAtcgggagggggagaacatTTGCTTTGAAGTGATGCAGGTCGTGCGGCGGGAGATctacaacaacaacagcatcTTTCGCGCGCACTTCTCAGCCATCACGGCGGAGGAGATTTTCCACGCCTTCTGCAGTCTCGGGAGGCCGAACAAGAGCATCAGCGACGCGGTGACATGTCGGCAAGAGCTGGACCTGAAGGTTGGGGTGGCCTTTACCCGATTTCAGACAAAGTACTTCCAGGGCAAGTATGGCGACTTGGATGCCAGCGTCGTTAGCTATGGGCCGTGTCAGACACCGACGCTCGGGTTTTGCGTACAGCGCCACGATGAGATCCTCAACTTCAAGCCTGAGAACTTTTGGCGTCTCGTCCCGGTCGCCtcgcgcagcggtgcagtaCTGCAGTTTGACTGGGATCGCGGGCGTGTCTTCGATGAGACGATGGCGCGGCTCATCCTTCAGCGCATCACGAAGAACGGTAAGGTTGCCACCGTTACCAATATGTCCGTTAGCAGTGACACGCGTCCGCGACCGACCGGGCTCAACACTGTGGATCTCATGAAGATTGCAAGCAAGGCACTTGGCATCGGTCCCCACTACGTGATGACAATCGCCGAGAACCTGTACATCCGCGGCTACATTTCGTACCCCCGTACCGAATCCACGGCATACCCCCCATCCTTCAACCTCGTTGGCGCCCTCGCTCAGCAGAAAAACCACCCCATATGGGGGGGCTacgtgacggcgctgctgcaggaaggGCACGTGCATCCCAAGGCAGGCAAAGACGCCGGCGATCACCCACCTATCACGCCAATGCGAAGCGCCTCACCTGGGGAGCTATCTGGGGATGAATGGCGCATATTTGAGTACATTACGCGGCATTTCATTGCTTCCGTGTCACCAGACTGTCGTCTCATCAAGACGAAGATTACGATCGAGCTTGGAGGTGAGTTGTTCAGCATCTCGGGAAAGGTAGTCGAGGACCCTGGGTTTACAGAGATCATGCCGCACGCCCGTATCGAGGACGACAGGATGCCAACCGGCGTCAACAAGGGCGACGCCTTTCAGCTGTCTGATGTGCGGCTGCAGGCGGGGCagacgcagccgccgtcgTACCTGACGGAGTCGGACCTGATAGGGTTGATGGAGAAGAACGGGATCGGAACTGACGCGTCGATCTCTACCCACATCAATAACATTGTAGAGCGCGGCTACTGCAGCGTGCAGGCGGGGCGTGTCATGAAGCCATCAAAGCTTGGCATCGTGCTCATCCACGGCATCAAGGCCATCGATCcggagctggtgctgccactgGTGCGCAGTCGTGTCGAGGAGTACGTCACCCACATCGCTGAGGGTCGCGCGCGGCTCGAAGACGTGCTCAGCTACTCACTcgacctcttcttctctaAGTTTAAGTTCTTCAAAGAGCACATCGACATCTTTGATGGCCTTATGGgtgcctccttctctgccatcTCGGCGACCGGGAAGCCGATTACACGGTGCGGCAACTGCATGCGCTACCTAAAGCACCTGAACACCCGCCCCCAGCGACTCTACTGCCCGTACTGCGAGGTGACCTTCGCCCTGCCGCAGGGTGGCACCGTAAAGCCGTACTCCGGCTTCACGTGCCCCATTGACAACTTCGAGCTCGTCGTCTGCCACATCGACGGCGGCAAGTCCTTTCCCATCTGCCCCAGTTGCTACAACAACCCGCCGTTCGAGGAACTGCCCTCCGCCCTACAACATCACAACCGTGGGAACGGCGGCGGGGCAACGGCGAAAGCGGCGCCATCCACGCGGCATATGGCGTGTGACGAGTGCCGCCACCCGACGTGCGAGCACTCCCTCGCCACGAACTACGTGTGCGACTGCGTAGACGGCTCCTGCCCCGGTAGCATGGCCTTCGTCCCCCGGACAGCAGGGCAATGGAAGGTGTGCTGCAATGCATGCCCCATGATGGTGAAGCTCCcaccgacggcgcagcgggtgTACGTCACTGCCGAGGAGTGTGCCGAGTGCGCCGCCAATTGCCTCGATATCATGTTCCCCGAGGGCAAGAGCGTGTTACCCAACCGCAAGGACCGCATTGTTGCGTGCATCTTCTGTCATCCAGGGCTGAGCCCGCTCTGCGAGGAAGTGCGTGGCCGCGTAGGCAACTTCCGCCGTatcggtggcgccgctgctgggggtCGTGGCGGGCGAGGCGGCCGTGGGCGCGGACGTGGTCGTGGGCGTGGCAACCGCGAAGATCGCTGGtga
- a CDS encoding protein kinase, putative (TriTrypDB/GeneDB-style sysID: LpmP.28.1870) has protein sequence MGNQLAVTAAVDLANVSGDLEVVAHLSAEGRNYFATFHCLKYTSFTEPAGNEDHARESNLMSTASYSCSTNAPQCFYGFISADGGGTPGGSGVLQQRLEYRPDSVFRAPSTASLSGASVGPSTPTVVLSPWMAGIGGGAAGRGRARGAGDAGIGISSSYALCDAAATTTQLLARERAAWHQARWRQRLPVADRPWRTVPSSLRPEVELWRGATADAVMDSWCRDTRTGAMSVASGSRCSFGVPSADSSSPYGTGLGPASPVPQTKLRIATPSSYATAVSAKAGQTPNIDALVAGVSGEWRSNYGNYVQLLLRSGAGAGLKSSAAAAYGGRRVTVSSAPTSTTFLSSSTSLQQRYLVEDVVTKVFVRTPDDPGQAYFLKYIHHVMDNAGEKLRVVDSALKCTTPRNCLWYSLVCEGDGFCVLQRPYVAFTLRERLVARPVWTAQEKLFIVYQLLEAVAHLHETYGLTHGDIKPNNVLVQSTGVLVLCDMALFKPSQMPLDSPLLFDYYYDTDENRACYVAPEKFTDQPLPTPPLESKARGSATYNVNNINFDGHTASMDVFSTACVVLFLYKEEDPLTLSQVLSLRHLTSTEAREAVVVPVLLDASVPAELHPLLLPMLCAAAEARPSARELVNHGLQQRIFPASFPYLYKSVLPRLLTTAPNMRLILLQNQLEAVLQRCEVLDTTQASSAGKCLTVEEAAATSETASARVVSLAVVVSPSRALAVALLLPLLLQTMHNSRTSDEAAYRGLLCLRRCASYCSFACLVDIVLPHVLFYVNNDAHVYGPSTRLMALRLLSSIAEVIAHRLTLRPPQRLGGIATPSRDAAAAKPGEEVEDSAVPEEQWALMEHLVLPCLYDILRQAEQESTAVLVEVASRLPRLLLLARYITERRQLLYGGDAMTTQSTTLKDQLDAQRHCARRPGEAACAQQRYPNPLHAQHCPQPDAPLSLRNDGEEDDRAKAVAAAATLNPMMMSSPPVPRASSDALCASTTEVTSLSEQSFISGTRVRSCPDVCNTEVGKSVGEKRDADGESVGDEHGASAVGTQQYLTQLRCLLNNGWNMLQMLYNHPSVAVVLEVIRQSASTVAAFLGEERVAEDLIPLLTTALAAPLRVQRVLYSQAIILHALLQPPPTKTLRLFVEEGLRHTDAVCLSRTLNSLAVVVRSRRLPLEESMALVHQCLPMLVESRLWLREAACGVVEAAAQTYSMADVALHLEYAVRPLLMLPVPLAHLRRYAATAIRAELATPFMPLGGVVGPTPVSYASSVSWRERALVPESAVLLDGDIFEDDEPLHRFIDNGAGGGNGQRGCSAQCRYFEDVGGNGGTFKDVLPAVVAVTRSYASGPAPALLHGLPSTEASSSSLPGARTRCEASIAEAAAAVQHSGSTTSTGIRIDGCDGSSDTALVYRPTAREVARMQLESHPVSPRLSASSALLSLPQPCLVSSHVVVPSTEKSSGTTTAAAALSVLDCPPSPQPPHSIEVSPLPVTLPPPSCVSRCGLKGGGGRAVHSRATLPSLSSPAVATTTVASSFSAPSSALRPTAAALSSVGAHMGAIYAVAPSPSANGIVISAGARGEAFVWQVTVSHKSAAHAHQLCLVERVAATTSDAREYSYTACQWISAQGQRRDLTLASTSASASGSMVAFASTDGAVRVLDVEKNAWVSSIAVGGTLEGGLTGLALQDRASLLVATAAGGLHVVDTRCRGGARSGDEASTVSSTASVWHTQLNPLDGAPSCLCPLYAGDKACATAVGTCGGTVCLYDLRYQLCAQRVVLVDDEAGQLSASALASSMRLSITTACVDPLSALCQSCRPSTWEPAPAVGPSLLLGTSGGTVYRLLLQSAAYWPAFQCCHSGSGAVRTMLTQPTHGRVFTGSEDGYIRSWSTDCPQTSHTLVYAPYQSPTYAVVRTGAAERALAASAARSDVAVSPAGNGRKGLASLTVREGNDANYGSCALPRHAPDAILTLCAVRTTTGSSASWSSGNTGDGGGGEPCYLLSGSRDGTLTLWDNEPGQP, from the coding sequence ATGGGCAACCAACTCGCGGTGACGGCCGCCGTTGATCTTGCCAACGTGTCGGGTGATCTGGAGGTCGTCGCCCATCTCAGTGCCGAAGGTCGCAACTACTTTGCCACGTTTCACTGCCTAAAATACACTTCCTTCACGGAACCGGCCGGCAATGAGGATCACGCGCGAGAGTCGAACCTTATGAGCACCGCGTCTTACTCCTGTAGCACGAATGCCCCTCAGTGCTTTTACGGCTTCATCTCggctgatggtggtggcactcctggcggcagtggtgttctgcagcagcggctcgagTACCGGCCCGACAGCGTCTTCCGTGCCCCCTCAACTGCCTCGCTAAGTGGGGCGTCTGTCGGTCCTTCGACGCCAACGGTGGTGTTATCTCCCTGGATGGCCGGCATTGGCGGCGGGGCAGCTGGGCGTGGACGAGCACGAGGGGCAGGTGACGCCGGCATAGGCATCAGCTCGTCGTATGCTTTGTGCGACGCTGCGGCAACCACGACCCAGCTTCTGGCTCGCGAACGCGCCGCATGGCATCAGGCGCGATGGCGCCAGCGTCTGCCAGTGGCCGACCGCCCGTGGCGCACTGTTCCGTCCTCGCTGCGGCCCGAGGTGGAATTATGGCGAGGCGCTACCGCAGATGCCGTAATGGATAGCTGGTGTCGTGACACGCGCACTGGCGCCATGTCAGTCGCCAgtggcagccgctgcagctttGGTGTCCCTAGTGCGGACAGTAGCTCTCCGTATGGTACTGGCTTGGGGCCGGCCTCACCGGTGCCGCAGACGAAGCTGCGGatcgccaccccctcctcctacgCCACGGCAGTGTCGGCCAAAGCGGGCCAGACTCCAAACATTGACGCCCTGGTCGCTGGCGTGAGTGGGGAGTGGCGCAGCAACTACGGCAACtacgtgcagctgcttctgcGTAGCGGTGCAGGCGCCGGGCTCAAGTcctccgcagccgctgcctaTGGTGGTCGTCGCGTCACTGTGTCGTCTGCGCCAACGAGCACCACCTTCTTGTCATCAtcgacgtcgctgcagcagcgctacttGGTTGAGGATGTCGTCACCAAGGTGTTTGTGCGCACCCCTGACGATCCTGGTCAGGCGTACTTCCTCAAATACATACACCATGTGATGGACAACGCCGGTGAGAAGCTGCGCGTCGTCGACTCGGCACTGAAGTGCACAACGCCGCGCAACTGCCTGTGGTACAGCCTTGTCTGCGAGGGAGACGGGTTTTGCGTGCTGCAACGGCCTTACGTCGCCTTTACGCTTCGCGAGCGTCTCGTGGCTCGCCCTGTGTGGACGGCGCAGGAAAAGCTCTTTATCGTCTATCAGTTGTTAGAGGCAGTGGCACACCTGCACGAGACCTACGGTCTTACCCACGGCGACATCAAACCTAACAACGTGCTAGTGCAGAGTACCGGCGTCTTAGTGCTGTGCGACATGGCCCTTTTCAAGCCTTCCCAAATGCCACTTGACAGCCCGCTGCTGTTCGACTACTACTACGACACGGACGAGAACAGGGCGTGCTACGTGGCGCCCGAGAAGTTTACCGACCAGCCGCTGCCCACGCCACCACTGGAGAGCAAGGCACGGGGTAGCGCCACCTACAACGTGAACAACATCAACTTCGATGGCCACACAGCCTCGATGGACGTCTTCTCCACAGCATGTGTCGTGCTGTTCCTTTACAAGGAGGAGGATCCGCTAACACTGTCGCAGGTGCTCAGCTTGCGCCATCTTACCAGCACCGAGGCCCGCGAGGCGGTTGTGGTGCCCGTCCTGCTGGACGCCAGCGTGCCCGCTGAGCTgcatccgctgctgctgcccatgctgtgcgccgccgcggaggcgcGGCCGTCCGCGCGTGAGCTGGTGAATCACGGattgcagcagcgcatcttCCCTGCCTCGTTCCCTTACTTATACAAGTCCGTGTTGCCTcgcctcctcaccaccgctCCAAACATGCGGCTCATACTCCTCCAGAACCAGCTTGAGGCTGTGCTGCAGAGATGCGAGGTGCTCGACACGACACAAGCAAGTAGTGCTGGTAAGTGTTTGACGGttgaggaggcagcggcaaccAGCGAGACAGCTAGTGCCCGTGTGGTCAGCTTGGCGGTAGTTGTGTCTCCATCTCGAGCACTGGCTGTGGCTCTCCTTTTACCCCTCCTGCTCCAAACTATGCACAACAGCCGCACGAGCGATGAGGCGGCTTACCGTGGCTTACTCTGCCTGCGTCGATGCGCGTCATACTGCAGCTTCGCCTGTCTAGTCGACATAGTGTTACCACACGTGCTCTTCTACGTGAACAACGACGCCCACGTCTACGGGCCGTCGACGCGCCTTATGGCACTTCGGCTGCTCAGCTCCATCGCGGAGGTAAtcgcgcaccgcctcacgctcaggccgccgcagcgtttGGGTGGCATTGCGACGCCTTCGCGCGATGCGGCCGCTGCGAAGCCAGGCGAAGAAGTGGAGGACTCTGCCGTACCAGAGGAGCAGTGGGCGCTCATGGAGCATCTTGTGCTACCGTGTCTCTACGACATCCTGCGGCAAGCAGAGCAGGAGTCTACAGCGGTCctggtggaggtggcaaGTCGACTGCCGCGACTGCTGCTCTTGGCACGCTACATAacggagcggcggcagctcttGTACGGAGGCGATGCAATGACAACCCAGTCGACTACTTTGAAGGATCAGTTGGACGCCCAGCGGCACTGCGCTCGGCGACCAGGAGaggctgcgtgcgcgcagcagAGGTACCCCAACCCACTCCACGCGCAACACTGCCCCCAGCCTGacgcgcctctttctctcagaaacgatggcgaggaggacgaccGGGCGAAAGCAGTAGCCGCGGCTGCAACGTTAAACCCGATGATGATGTCATCGCCGCCGGTGCCCCGTGCCAGCAGTGACGCGCTGTGCGCCAGCACTACTGAGGTTACCAGCTTGAGCGAGCAGAGCTTCATCAGTGGCACGCGGGTGAGGTCATGTCCGGATGTGTGCAACACTGAAGTTGGCAAGTCAGTGGGCGAGAAGCGCGATGCTGATGGAGAGAGCGTTGGCGACGAGCacggcgccagcgctgtTGGCACGCAGCAGTATCTAACccagctccgctgcctcctgaACAACGGCTGGAACATGTTGCAGATGTTGTACAATCACCCATCCGTTGCTGTTGTCTTGGAGGTCATACGACAGTctgccagcaccgtcgccgccttCCTGGGGGAGGAGCGTGTGGCAGAGGATCTGATACCTCTCCTCACCACGGCCctggctgcaccgctgcgggtGCAGAGGGTGCTCTATTCACAGGCCATCATACttcacgcgctgctgcagccgccgccgacgaaGACACTTCGGCTGTTTGTGGAGGAAGGCCTGCGGCACACAGACGCTGTGTGCCTCAGCAGAACCCTGAATAGCCTCGCAGTTGTGGTGCGTAGCCGCAGACTGCCGCTGGAGGAGTCGATGGCGCTTGTCCACCAGTGCCTTCCAATGCTGGTGGAGAGCCGTCTGtggctgcgcgaggcggcgtgcGGCGTTgttgaggcggcggcacaaacCTACTCGATGGCTGACGTTGCGCTGCATCTCGAGTATGCCGTTCGGCCGTTGCTGATGCTTCCAGTGCCTTTGgcccacctgcgccgctACGCCGCTACGGCAATTCGGGCTGAGTTGGCTACACCATTCATGCCATTAGGTGGCGTGGTGGGACCAACGCCGGTTAGTTACGCCAGCAGCGTGTcgtggagggaaagggcgCTCGTCCCTGAATCAGCAGTCCTGTTAGACGGGGACATCTTCGAAGATGATGAACCGCTGCACCGATTTATTGACAatggcgctggcggtggcaatGGGCAACGCGGCTGCTCAGCGCAATGCCGATACTTCGAGGACGTAGGAGGCAATGGCGGCACCTTCAAAGATGTTTTACCCGCAGTCGTGGCAGTGACTCGCTCTTATGCTTCCGGGCCGGCACCGGCGCTCTTGCACGGGCTTCCGTCGACTGAGGCCTCATCGTCATCTCTGCCAGGGGCAAGGACGCGCTGTGAAGCGAGCATTGCggaggctgcagcggccgttcagcacagcggcagcaccaccagtACCGGGATTCGCATCGATGGTTGCGATGGCTCGAGTGACACGGCGCTCGTCTACCGACCCACCGCACGAGAGGTTGCGCGGATGCAACTCGAAAGCCACCCTGTGTCGCCCCGCCTCTCAGCTTCTtccgcgctgctgtcgctgcctcAGCCTTGTCTCGTCTCTTCCCATGTGGTCGTTCCATCCACGGAAAAGAGCAGTGGCACGacgaccgcggcggcggcgttgtcaGTGCTGGATTgcccaccatcaccacagccgccgcacaGCATTGAAGTATCGCCGCTACCTGTCACACTGCCTCCGCCCTCGTGCGTCAGTCGGTGCGGCCTcaaaggcggtggcggacgCGCCGTGCACAGTCGAGCAACCCTGCCCTCCCTATCCTCACCAGCGGTGGCTACGACCACCGTGGCATCGTCTTTCTCAGCACCGTCCTCGGCGTTGCgtcccactgctgcggcactcAGTTCTGTCGGTGCTCACATGGGAGCCATCTACGCAGTGGCGCCCTCGCCGTCAGCCAACGGGATCGTGATCTCAGCTGGAGCCCGAGGTGAGGCTTTTGTATGGCAGGTTACCGTGTCACACAAGAGCGCAGCTCACGCGCACCAGCTGTGCTTGGTGGAGAGAGTTGCGGCAACGACGTCCGATGCGAGGGAGTACAGCTACACGGCATGCCAGTGGATCAGTGCACAAGGTCAGCGACGAGACTTGACGCTCGCCTCGACGTCCGCCTCAGCTTCCGGCTCGATGGTGGCCTTTGCGAGCACCGACGGTGCCGTGCGTGTCCTGGATGTGGAAAAGAACGCGTGGGTGTCGTCCATTGCTGTAGGTGGCACTCTAGAGGGCGGACTGACTGGGCTGGCATTGCAGGATCGAGCATCACTGCTTGTGGCGACCGCAGCTGGTGGCCTTCACGTGGTGGATACGCGGTGCCGAGGCGGAGCTCGTTCAGGCGACGAAGCGTCAACTGTGAGCTCGACTGCCTCCGTGTGGCACACCCAACTCAACCCACTGGACGGGGCGCCGAGCTGCCTGTGCCCGCTCTACGCGGGCGATAAGGCATGCGCCACGGCCGTCGGCACATGCGGTGGCACTGTGTGCCTGTACGACTTGCGGTATCAGCTTTGTGCGCAGCGCGTCGTCCTCGTTGATGACGAGGCAGGGCAGCTGTCAGCGTCCGCTCTCGCGTCATCAATGCGACTGTCCATCACGACGGCGTGCGTGGATCCCTTGTCGGCGCTGTGTCAGAGTTGCCGTCCATCGACGTGGGAACCGGCGCCGGCCGTGGGGCCGAGTCTGCTGCTCGGCACTAGCGGAGGCACGGTAtatcgcctcctcctccagagCGCTGCTTACTGGCCTGCATTTCAGTGCTGTCACAGTGGTAGCGGAGCCGTACGCACGATGCTGACACAGCCTACCCACGGCCGCGTCTTCACTGGAAGCGAGGATGGGTATATTCGAAGCTGGTCGACTGACTGCCCACAGACGTCCCACACTCTAGTGTACGCGCCATACCAATCCCCGACGTACGCCGTGGTGCGCACCGGTGCGGCAGAGCGGGCGCTGGCGGCGAGTGCTGCGCGCAGCGACGTAGCTGTCTCGCCGGCCGGCAACGGCAGAAAGGGTCTTGCCTCCCTCACGGTGCGCGAAGGCAACGACGCTAACTATGGCAGCTGCGCTCTCCCGCGACACGCCCCGGATGCGATCCTCACCTTGTGTGCTGTGCGCACAACCACCGGCTCCTCTGCTTCTTGGAGCTCCGGTAACACgggcgatggaggaggaggggagccATGCTATCTGCTATCTGGATCCCGCGACGGCACGCTGACGCTGTGGGACAACGAACCTGGACAGCCCTGA
- a CDS encoding ATPase-like protein (TriTrypDB/GeneDB-style sysID: LpmP.28.1900), with protein sequence MRLYRLCGEAGCAPLSAVASTPAAQSSLPAWCTADHMHRGGEDDNTSSFTLTPLPHVSLEGQWESLHYGESEAASIAFKRDIVSYVDTAMRFARAGVSPNVVAWNRLVLFHGPPGTGKTSLCRALAQKLSIRLASSVYARACLLEINAHSLFSRWFSESGKRVLELFEQVRCIADDKECLICCVMDEVESLAAARASAMKGNEPSDSIRVVNALLTQIDRLQDCQNIIVLATTNLTAAIDTALLDRADKRVHVGPPGLQARFLILYASVQELLDKGLVAAPQAGTSVLPDEPNWLSAANEPSEKGRAVPEGNVGTYGSLDSHSLNGGGGTSDAVHMWNEELNASHDRSSRFHKPPLEAMASPTSLGTVSAPHPAHHQPPLHCLSGAAYTISTLLHHIAEVCAGLNGRTLKKLPFLAYGACMCSFSSSSGCVGSESAWQVNQSGRVDAPLPLRDYLEALFKAAQEAAAMALFDANRSA encoded by the coding sequence ATGCGACTTTACCGACTCTGCGGCGAAGCGGGCTGTGCGCCACTCTCAGCTGTCGCGTCCACCCCGGCCGCTCAGTCGTCTCTGCCAGCGTGGTGCACGGCTGACCACatgcaccgcggcggcgaagacgaCAATACGTCGAGCTTCACTCTGACGCCCCTGCCGCACGTCTCACTGGAGGGCCAGTGGGAGTCGCTGCACTACGGCGAGAGTGAGGCAGCGTCAATTGCGTTCAAGCGGGACATTGTGAGCTATGTGGACACCGCCATGCGTTTCGCCCGTGCCGGGGTTAGCCCCAACGTCGTAGCGTGGAATCGACTTGTTCTTTTCCACGGCCCACCAGGCACGGGCAAGACGTCGCTGTGTCGCGCCCTGGCGCAGAAGCTATCGAttcgcctcgcctcctcggTGTATGCTCGGGCGTGCCTTTTAGAGATCAACGCTCACAGCTTGTTCAGTCGCTGGTTCAGCGAGAGCGGCAAGCGAGTGCTGGAGCTGTTTGAGCAGGTGCGCTGTATCGCTGACGACAAGGAATGCTTGATTTGCTGCGTGATggacgaggtggagagcCTCGCGGCAGCTCGCGCCTCCGCGATGAAGGGCAATGAACCCTCTGATTCCATTCGTGTGGTGAATGCGCTGCTCACGCAGATAGACCGGCTACAGGACTGCCAAAACATCATTGTGCTCGCCACGACCAACTTGACAGCGGCAATTGATACTGCACTGCTGGACAGAGCGGATAAGCGTGTGCATGTTGGCCCGCCAGGCCTGCAGGCACGCTTCCTCATACTATATGCAAgcgtgcaggagctgctggacaaAGGGTTGGTGGCTGCGCCGCAAGCCGGGACGTCAGTGCTGCCCGACGAACCGAACTGGCTCTCTGCTGCGAACGAGCCTAGTGAGAAAGGCCGAGCGGTACCTGAGGGCAACGTGGGTACGTACGGGAGTCTTGACAGTCATTCACTgaatggcggcggcggcactagCGACGCTGTCCACATGTGGAATGAGGAGCTCAACGCGTCGCACGACAGATCTAGTAGGTTTCACAAACCTccgctggaggcgatggcgTCGCCCACGAGTCTGGGAACGGTTTCTGCTCCGCACCCAGCACATCACCAGCCACCGTTGCACTGCTTATCTGGAGCAGCATACACGATCAGTACGCTGCTCCATCATATTGCGGAGGTGTGCGCGGGGCTAAATGGCCGCACCTTGAAGAAATTGCCGTTCTTGGCTTACGGGGCATGCATGTGcagtttctcctcctccagcggctGCGTTGGCAGCGAGTCGGCCTGGCAGGTCAATCAGAGCGGTAGGGTCGatgcgcctctgccgctgcgcgacTACCTGGAGGCGTTGTTCAAGGCTGCACAGgaggctgctgcgatggcgtTATTCGATGCCAATCGCAGTGCCTAA
- a CDS encoding hypothetical protein (TriTrypDB/GeneDB-style sysID: LpmP.28.1880) — MGTHISKVKSTNMDAWADSMMFLMEHVGNARGRLLYEYEMPPLARVTGTTDGAVVEKVIRSKYERKLYYHPSFTELFAQFMETPIEEVNGDGTGTLPPPGGNSPPPQLDARGQAQQQHVVLEELWGAPVSSPSTNQPCQKVTQGVMGAQTSITELFSHAYPTHPTCVSSVMVSGGTNPRPIAWGNMGAPLSSVPPMSANSDLGWFDAQFGGAGSNLLGPTSGGVQGEAPLAKKPDSSSNVSTACGNVEDLFTGRSSSHTKNEILSLFDSAPVAGAYEQTSSSMNAHTGRHPMAWQPQEVKSHSPAK; from the coding sequence ATGGGCACGCATATCTCGAAGGTAAAGTCGACAAACATGGATGCCTGGGCAGATTCTATGATGTTTCTGATGGAGCATGTCGGCAACGCGCGAGGGCGACTCTTGTACGAGTACGAGATGCCACCGTTGGCACGCGTGACCGGCACGAccgacggcgctgtggtTGAGAAAGTCATTCGCTCCAAGTATGAGCGGAAGTTGTACTATCACCCTAGCTTCACAGAGCTCTTTGCACAGTTCATGGAGACCCCGATCGAGGAAGTGAATGGCGACGGGACAGGCACTTTGCCTCCTCCGGGAGGGAATTCACCGCCGCCTCAACTCGACGCGCGAgggcaggcgcagcagcagcacgtcgtGCTTGAGGAGCTCTGGGGTGCGCCTGTGTCCTCGCCCAGCACGAATCAGCCATGTCAGAAAGTGACCCAGGGTGTGATGGGCGCGCAAACAAGCATTACGGAGCTCTTCTCCCATGCTTATCCGACTCATCCGACCTGTGTTAGTTCTGTGATGGTTAGTGGCGGTACCAACCCGAGGCCTATTGCATGGGGAAACATGGGTGCGCCGTTGTCGTCCGTACCACCAATGAGTGCCAACAGCGACTTGGGCTGGTTTGACGCCCAGTTTGGTGGGGCAGGAAGCAATCTACTCGGCCCCACTAGCGGCGGTGTGCAGGGCGAGGCGCCTTTGGCGAAGAAGCCGGACTCGTCATCGAATGTGTCGACAGCATGCGGTAACGTGGAAGACCTGTTTActggccgcagcagcagccacaccaaGAACGAgattctctctctgtttgaCTCTGCCCCTGTCGCTGGGGCGTATGAAcagacgagcagcagcatgaaTGCACATACGGGCAGGCACCCGATGGCGTGGCAGCCCCAAGAGGTGAAGTCACACAGCCCCGCGAAGTAA